In a genomic window of Sarcophilus harrisii chromosome 4, mSarHar1.11, whole genome shotgun sequence:
- the MRPL45 gene encoding 39S ribosomal protein L45, mitochondrial, with protein MAAPTRQRFYPLARALGWCSRQNLEVSCPARVTQSITVIPVRTKKRYVPRNNEPKFRSEKEFRDYARKAGIIIPKERLERPIYVTCSAGIFDAYIPPEGDARLTSLSKAGLKQKTENLKQGVISQLAIRKLREYDADFRVKTFPEKAQQIFVEAHQCLNTSDHDRLHALATERCFPEMVWDLRLKTVRWSFVESLEPPRVVHVRCPNMVNEGNLYGQVTVRMHTRQTLAIYDRFGRLMYGQEDVPKDVLEYVVFERHLTNPYGTWRMHGKIVPAWAPSKEPIPKTMMIPGPKLEPWEEYEEKNVDIQKPQPVQ; from the exons ATGGCGGCCCCCACAAGGCAAAGGTTCTACCCCCTGGCCCGGGCTCTGGGCTGGTGTTCTCGCCAG AATTTAGAAGTCTCCTGTCCAGCACGAGTGACCCAGTCCATCACTGTGATCCCAGTAAGAACCAAGAAGCGCTATGTGCCCCGTAACAATGAGCCCAAATTCAGAAGCGAAAAGGAGTTTCGGGACTATGCTCGTAAAGCAGGGATTATCATCCCCAAAGAACGTCTTGAACGTCCCatttatgtgacttgctcag CTGGGATTTTTGATGCTTACATTCCTCCTGAGGGGGATGCTCGCCTAACATCCCTCTCCAAGGCCGGCCTGAAGCAGAAAACAGAGAACCTCAAGCAGGGCGTGATCTCACAGTTGGC AATTCGGAAATTGAGAGAATATGATGCTGATTTCCGAGTCAAGACTTTCCCAGAAAAAGCTCAGCAGATCTTTGTTGAAGCTCATCAGTGCCTTAACAC ctCTGACCATGATCGACTTCATGCCCTGGCAACTGAGCGCTGCTTCCCG GAAATGGTGTGGGATCTCAGACTTAAGACAGTACGTTGGAGCTTTGTGGAATCTCTGGAACCACCAAGGGTAGTTCATGTTCGTTGTCCAAATATGGTGAACGAGGGCAACTTATATGGCCAGGTCACTGTCCGCATGCACACTCGCCAG ACCCTGGCTATCTATGACCGCTTTGGGCGGTTGATGTATGGACAAGAAGATGTGCCCAAGGATGTGTTGGAGTATGTGGTATTTGAGAGACACTTAACAAATCCTTACGGGACCTGGAGAATGCATGGCAAAATTGTCCCTGCCTGGGCGCCTTCCAAAGAGCCCATCCCCAAG acgATGATGATTCCTGGTCCCAAACTCGAGCCGTGGGAAGAATATGAAGAGAAGAATGTGGACATTCAGAAGCCTCAGCCAGTTCAGTAG